In Methylobacterium sp. WL1, the sequence GTGGTAATCGTGGACCGTATGGCTCCAGCGGAACGGCTCGGTGCTCGCCCGGAAGATGTCTAGTCCGGCCCGGCGCCCGGCGCTTCTCACGATGTCCTTCAGCATGACCTTCCCCGATTTCTCGGGACGAACATGCCGATAGCTCAACTTCTAGTCGAGTCGGATCGGCAAGCTAAGCAATCCTCGCCGGGGTTTACGGTTAAGCTGTCCACCTGGCACGCTCAGGCGGCGCTCGGCGTCCGGAGTCCGGCCAACAGATCTGTGAAGCGGTCGCCCTGGACGATGACGTGGCTGCGCAGGGCTTCGGCCGCCGCGACTTCGTCGCCGGCCATGATCGCGGCCACGATCCCCTCATGCTCGGCCAACGATTGCGGAAGCCGCTGCCGGACCCGTAGTTGCAACCTGCGGTAGGGCGCAAGCCGACGGTGCAGCGATAGGGCCTGCTCGGCCAGGAAGGCGTTGCGGCTCGCCCGGTAGACCACCGTATGGAACACGTAATTCTCGGCGTAGTAGCTCTCGGTATCTTCCTGGGCCATCGCCGCCTTGCAGCCGGCGAGCGCCGCCTGCAGGGCCTCCGAATCCTCGGGGACCAGGCGCCGGGCGGCGAGACGGCCGCAGGCCGCCTCGATCTCCGCCATGGCCTCGAACATCGCAAGCAGGAGATA encodes:
- a CDS encoding GntR family transcriptional regulator, producing MSHAQRLRQRIEDEIVSGDLALGSRLDENQLALRFGVSRTPIREALLQLAATGLVQAKPRRGAIVSAPEPYLLLAMFEAMAEIEAACGRLAARRLVPEDSEALQAALAGCKAAMAQEDTESYYAENYVFHTVVYRASRNAFLAEQALSLHRRLAPYRRLQLRVRQRLPQSLAEHEGIVAAIMAGDEVAAAEALRSHVIVQGDRFTDLLAGLRTPSAA